The following proteins come from a genomic window of Gimesia chilikensis:
- the ccsA gene encoding cytochrome c biogenesis protein, with protein MSTNTLPETSYETASPESGSGSANFNKHFLNFLTPLASLKITVALFAMAIFIILAGTLAQVEKDIWVVIDEYFRTAIARIDFKIFFPPSFFPGIKPDSVPGFFYFPGGWLIGFMMGVNLLAAHLIRFKVQGKGKERTIGWSIIGIGLLLTWLVIAGGSNKDGFQEYSVMSWQVLWWLFEAGLALSAIGGLALFFLLPKHRKVERGLAIGGAIMLGFLTAWFISKGDAARFSDSSMRILWQLIKATFVGVVLLAGCIPLFKKRAGVVLLHAGVGLMMLSELIVGTMAVETQMTVSEGQTTNFVQDIREIELAIIDKTDPQKDRVTVIPKSILLKNREGVVSDPALPFDYELIHYYQNSSLRKISSLTAEEKKAAENPATTGVGKEWIALPARNTAGTDMGGGVDIPAAYIKIIDKKSKESLGVFLVSLDLSLRDFGEQVVVDGTPYELFLRFKRYYKDYTVKLIDVRKDDYAGTSTVQNYSSDIRLVDNERNVDRDVHIWMNNPLRYSGETFYQSGYHQDPRTGEETTTLSVVTNMGWMIPYVSCMIVVVGMFYHFMITLLRYLGRREKQRTEPKAIEEFAVDKSGEMTPALQRKLRSEQLQKYLIPITIFIIFGGYLMGKAVVRKPDANQMNLYKFGELPVLYQGRAKPIDTLARNSLRIVSGKQTFKDSDGKTQPAIKWFLDTIANPEAAYKHRVFRIENPELLTVLGLKRREGFRYSFEDFIEKLPELTRQAELARKAGKGQASLFQSRVLELEKKIGIVDLLMQSFNPPQIRPENARQDVMEAFRRHEMLAQRNPPLAIPPKLLEDKDDQKPETATDDQWQTYSASWLRDLLGLSVNNEKENEATQAWTGILVAYSRDNVADFNKQVQDYQSWLNRNRADLPHTSLNKIDFEAFYNHFEPCYYAAVLYLFAFVLVCLSFLFLQRPLGSAAFWLIVLTFVVHTFALIARIYISGRPPVTNLYSSAVFIGWGAVLAGIVIERINHMGIGNLLASVAGFSTLLIAHMLAGDGDTMAVLQAVLDTQFWLATHVVCITLGYAATFVAGLLGLFYILWGTLTPRMTADAGKEIIRMLYGVLCFAIILSFFGTVLGGLWADDSWGRFWGWDPKENGALIIVLWNALVLHARWGGMVKDRGMAILSIGGNIVTSWSWFGVNELGVGLHSYGFTEGVLLALGLFMLSQLAVIGIGLIPQRKWWSFKQRQA; from the coding sequence ATGTCAACGAATACCCTCCCGGAAACATCTTACGAAACTGCCTCGCCCGAGTCCGGCTCTGGTTCCGCGAATTTCAATAAGCATTTTCTGAACTTCCTGACGCCTCTGGCCTCACTGAAAATCACAGTGGCCCTGTTCGCGATGGCCATCTTTATCATCCTGGCCGGAACCCTGGCCCAGGTCGAAAAAGATATCTGGGTTGTGATCGACGAATACTTCCGCACCGCCATCGCCCGCATCGATTTCAAAATCTTCTTCCCCCCTTCCTTCTTCCCCGGCATCAAACCGGACAGCGTTCCTGGTTTCTTCTACTTTCCGGGAGGCTGGCTGATCGGTTTCATGATGGGCGTCAACCTGTTGGCGGCCCACCTGATTCGTTTCAAGGTGCAGGGCAAGGGTAAAGAACGCACAATTGGCTGGAGCATTATCGGCATCGGCCTGCTCCTTACCTGGCTGGTCATCGCCGGCGGTTCGAATAAAGACGGGTTCCAGGAATATTCGGTCATGAGCTGGCAGGTCCTCTGGTGGCTCTTCGAAGCAGGCCTCGCTTTGTCTGCTATCGGCGGTCTGGCTTTGTTCTTCCTGCTCCCCAAACATCGCAAAGTCGAACGTGGTCTCGCCATCGGCGGCGCGATCATGCTGGGATTCCTGACCGCCTGGTTTATCTCCAAAGGGGATGCCGCCCGCTTCAGCGATTCCTCCATGCGGATTCTCTGGCAGTTGATTAAAGCAACCTTCGTCGGTGTCGTACTGCTCGCCGGTTGTATTCCACTCTTTAAGAAACGGGCCGGGGTCGTGCTCCTGCACGCCGGTGTGGGCCTGATGATGCTCAGCGAGCTCATCGTGGGCACCATGGCTGTGGAAACACAGATGACCGTCTCCGAAGGTCAGACAACCAACTTCGTCCAGGATATCCGCGAGATCGAACTGGCCATCATCGACAAAACCGATCCCCAGAAAGATCGCGTCACCGTCATCCCCAAGTCAATCCTGCTCAAAAATCGCGAAGGCGTCGTCTCAGATCCCGCACTCCCCTTCGATTACGAACTGATCCACTACTACCAGAACTCGTCGCTCCGCAAGATTTCATCGCTGACCGCTGAAGAGAAAAAAGCGGCCGAAAACCCCGCTACGACCGGCGTCGGAAAAGAATGGATCGCCCTGCCAGCACGGAATACCGCCGGTACCGACATGGGAGGCGGAGTCGACATCCCGGCAGCTTACATCAAAATCATCGACAAAAAGAGCAAAGAGTCTCTGGGGGTCTTCCTGGTCAGCCTAGATCTCTCGTTGCGGGACTTCGGCGAACAGGTTGTCGTTGATGGCACTCCCTACGAGCTCTTCCTGCGGTTCAAACGCTACTACAAAGACTACACCGTCAAACTGATCGATGTCCGCAAGGATGATTACGCCGGCACCAGCACGGTGCAGAACTATTCTTCCGATATCCGCCTCGTCGACAACGAACGCAACGTCGACCGCGATGTGCATATCTGGATGAATAACCCGCTGCGGTACAGTGGTGAAACATTCTACCAGAGTGGTTATCACCAGGATCCCCGTACGGGCGAAGAGACGACTACCCTCTCCGTCGTCACTAACATGGGCTGGATGATTCCGTATGTCTCCTGCATGATCGTTGTGGTTGGCATGTTCTATCACTTCATGATCACCCTGCTCCGCTATCTCGGCCGCCGCGAAAAACAGCGCACCGAACCTAAAGCGATTGAAGAGTTCGCCGTGGACAAGTCGGGAGAAATGACTCCCGCACTCCAGCGCAAACTGCGCAGCGAACAACTCCAGAAATATCTGATTCCGATTACCATCTTCATCATCTTTGGCGGCTACCTGATGGGCAAAGCCGTTGTGCGGAAACCCGACGCCAATCAGATGAATCTCTACAAGTTCGGCGAACTGCCCGTCCTCTACCAGGGACGCGCCAAACCCATCGACACACTGGCTCGTAACAGTCTGCGGATTGTCTCAGGCAAGCAGACCTTCAAAGACTCAGACGGGAAAACGCAGCCCGCCATCAAATGGTTCCTCGATACCATCGCCAACCCGGAAGCTGCATATAAGCACCGAGTCTTCCGTATTGAAAACCCGGAACTGCTCACCGTGCTGGGTCTCAAACGCCGTGAAGGGTTTCGTTATTCGTTTGAGGACTTCATCGAAAAACTTCCCGAGTTGACCCGGCAGGCTGAACTCGCCCGCAAGGCGGGGAAAGGCCAGGCAAGTCTCTTCCAGTCACGCGTCCTGGAACTGGAAAAGAAAATCGGCATTGTCGATCTGCTCATGCAGTCCTTTAATCCGCCACAGATTCGCCCGGAGAATGCACGTCAGGATGTGATGGAAGCCTTCCGGCGACACGAAATGCTGGCACAACGGAATCCACCGCTGGCGATTCCTCCCAAGCTCCTGGAAGACAAGGATGACCAGAAACCGGAAACCGCTACCGATGATCAGTGGCAGACCTATTCCGCTTCCTGGCTGCGTGATCTGCTGGGCCTCAGCGTCAATAACGAAAAAGAAAACGAAGCCACCCAGGCCTGGACGGGAATTCTTGTCGCTTATTCACGCGATAATGTCGCCGATTTCAACAAACAGGTCCAGGACTACCAGAGCTGGCTGAATCGGAACCGTGCCGATCTGCCACATACCAGCCTGAATAAGATCGACTTCGAAGCATTCTACAATCACTTCGAACCCTGTTACTATGCCGCCGTGCTGTATCTGTTCGCGTTTGTGCTGGTCTGTCTCTCCTTCCTGTTCCTGCAGCGACCACTGGGCAGTGCCGCCTTCTGGCTGATCGTGCTCACATTCGTCGTACACACGTTCGCGCTGATCGCCCGCATCTATATTTCGGGCCGTCCCCCGGTGACCAACCTCTACTCCTCTGCCGTCTTTATCGGCTGGGGTGCGGTGCTGGCGGGGATCGTGATTGAACGCATCAATCACATGGGCATTGGAAACCTGCTGGCCTCAGTCGCCGGCTTCTCAACACTGCTGATCGCACACATGCTCGCTGGTGATGGCGATACCATGGCCGTCCTGCAGGCCGTGCTGGATACCCAGTTCTGGCTCGCCACTCACGTGGTCTGCATCACCCTCGGTTACGCTGCGACTTTTGTGGCTGGTCTCCTGGGACTGTTCTATATCCTCTGGGGAACCTTAACGCCCCGCATGACAGCCGATGCAGGTAAAGAAATCATTCGCATGCTGTATGGCGTACTCTGCTTTGCCATCATCCTCAGCTTCTTCGGTACCGTACTCGGCGGTCTCTGGGCCGACGATTCCTGGGGCCGTTTCTGGGGCTGGGATCCGAAGGAAAACGGCGCACTGATTATCGTGCTCTGGAATGCCCTCGTCCTGCACGCCCGCTGGGGTGGCATGGTCAAAGATCGGGGTATGGCCATCCTCTCGATCGGCGGGAACATCGTTACCAGCTGGTCCTGGTTCGGCGTTAATGAGCTGGGCGTCGGTCTGCACTCCTACGGATTCACCGAAGGCGTACTGCTGGCACTCGGCCTGTTCATGCTCTCGCAGCTGGCCGTCATCGGTATCGGCCTGATTCCACAGCGAAAGTGGTGGAGTTTCAAACAACGCCAGGCATAA
- a CDS encoding thioredoxin domain-containing protein, giving the protein MRLLATFVFTFLMMTGSALAAAPKGVLLDFTATWCGPCQKMSPLVSRLKREGYPIKKVDVDQEPELARRFNVSSIPAFVLVVDGKEVARSVGATTESNLRRMLARIPAAEPAQPERSQPRNPVVFASNDRRSNQAEEAPIQLAQDQKQPEKKSRGFNLPFFGKNKSEDDSVPVEEPVIRAQFGDAANDQFAEAAPQEEIINWRASTVRIRVKDKKGMDLGSGTVIHSAVGRTLIMTCSHIFSDIRADSVIEVDVFQGEKYDTYVGTLVRYNLEADVGLISIPTSGVVAAAKVAPLEDEVKAGDVVASLGCSSGELPTLEKIKVTELNRFLGPDNIECTGMPVQGRSGGGLFNRSGQLVGVCFAVDKEDRRGLYAGLPVVHKLLDESNLTALYKQPAVQESAPETKFAMSEAAPAAQAAPNQQLLDEFLNRAMPTDSQPRQQVTSATTGNPDLSQLQAALDQAGEAEVVCIIRPLNKPKSASRVVIINKASSKFVSYLSGEVSNQPQPTSARFQPKANLSGTPRNAERRQRDERISRSLPRASKTHLVASPAQSEDAMFRPPSSFTQTAKKSTPDSLQNSAPVQRYRRSAESRR; this is encoded by the coding sequence ATGAGATTATTAGCGACATTCGTATTCACTTTTCTGATGATGACCGGTTCTGCACTGGCAGCTGCTCCCAAGGGGGTTCTGCTGGATTTCACTGCGACCTGGTGTGGCCCGTGTCAGAAAATGAGTCCGCTGGTTTCACGTTTGAAACGTGAAGGCTATCCAATCAAGAAAGTCGACGTCGATCAGGAACCTGAGCTGGCCCGACGTTTTAATGTTTCCAGCATTCCCGCTTTTGTGCTGGTAGTCGATGGTAAAGAAGTGGCTCGTTCTGTCGGTGCCACAACGGAAAGTAATCTGCGTCGGATGCTGGCCCGGATTCCTGCTGCAGAACCTGCTCAGCCCGAGCGGTCACAGCCCCGTAACCCGGTCGTCTTCGCATCCAATGATCGTCGCAGCAATCAGGCTGAAGAAGCCCCGATTCAGCTGGCACAGGATCAGAAGCAGCCCGAAAAGAAATCGCGCGGATTCAATCTCCCGTTCTTTGGTAAAAACAAATCGGAAGATGATTCGGTTCCTGTCGAAGAGCCCGTGATTCGTGCCCAGTTTGGCGATGCTGCCAACGATCAGTTCGCGGAAGCCGCTCCCCAGGAAGAAATCATCAACTGGCGAGCCAGCACGGTTCGCATTCGTGTGAAAGACAAAAAGGGAATGGACCTCGGTTCGGGTACGGTAATTCACAGTGCCGTCGGTCGAACCCTGATCATGACCTGCAGTCATATCTTCAGTGACATCAGGGCTGATTCCGTGATTGAAGTCGATGTCTTCCAGGGCGAAAAGTACGACACTTATGTGGGTACCCTGGTCCGTTATAACCTGGAAGCCGATGTAGGACTGATTTCGATTCCCACTTCGGGCGTCGTGGCTGCTGCGAAAGTGGCTCCGCTGGAAGATGAAGTAAAAGCGGGTGACGTCGTAGCATCTCTGGGTTGCAGCAGTGGAGAACTGCCGACCCTGGAGAAAATCAAGGTAACCGAACTCAACCGTTTCCTGGGACCGGACAACATCGAATGTACGGGCATGCCTGTGCAGGGACGTTCGGGCGGGGGACTGTTTAACCGCTCCGGCCAACTGGTGGGTGTCTGCTTTGCCGTCGATAAGGAAGACCGCCGTGGTCTGTATGCCGGTCTGCCCGTGGTGCATAAACTGCTCGATGAAAGCAACCTGACGGCCCTTTACAAACAGCCTGCCGTTCAGGAGTCCGCTCCGGAAACCAAGTTCGCCATGTCGGAAGCTGCTCCTGCAGCCCAGGCGGCTCCCAACCAGCAACTGCTGGATGAGTTCCTGAACCGGGCGATGCCTACTGACAGCCAGCCGCGTCAACAGGTGACCTCGGCAACCACCGGTAATCCGGACCTGTCACAGCTGCAGGCGGCATTGGATCAGGCAGGGGAAGCAGAAGTGGTCTGCATTATCCGTCCGCTCAACAAGCCCAAGTCAGCCAGCCGGGTTGTGATCATCAACAAGGCCAGTTCCAAGTTTGTCTCTTACCTGTCGGGCGAAGTCAGTAATCAACCTCAGCCGACCTCGGCCCGCTTCCAGCCTAAGGCCAACCTGTCGGGAACTCCCCGTAATGCAGAACGTCGTCAGCGGGATGAACGCATCAGCCGCAGCCTGCCCCGGGCCAGTAAGACACACCTGGTAGCCAGCCCCGCTCAGTCGGAAGATGCCATGTTCCGGCCTCCTTCTTCTTTCACACAGACGGCTAAAAAATCGACGCCGGACAGCCTGCAGAACAGTGCTCCGGTCCAGCGGTACCGTCGTTCCGCTGAGTCGCGTCGCTAA
- a CDS encoding isochorismatase family protein, giving the protein MKLFCKLSVCLSLLLTYTGLLSAEDLQLNLRSQSETSKGSGRYHRLEHKESWDPEQTAIIVCDVWDYHHCLNAVRRLEQFAPRLDQLLKTARAQGVTIIHAPSDCMPTYKGHPARQRAQQVTFNGPIPEGIENWCSKIPSEEQAVYPLDQSDGGEDDDPEEHKAWAAKLKSLGRNPSLPWQKQSPLITIDSENDFISDKGDEVWRILGSRGIKNVILTGVHTNMCVLGRPFGLRQMAQNGKNVVLVRDLTDTMYNPQRWPYVSHFTGNDLIISHIEKFICPTITSDQILGGDEFVFKKDDRPHLVIIMAEQEYETEKSLPKFAAENLGKAFRVSLVFADDKERNKIPGIEEIEDADLVLFSVRRRVLPKKQMALIKKYVAAGKPVVGIRTASHAFSLRGKEPPKGYADWPEFDATVFGGSYHGHHANDLRSIVTINPKQKQNPILTGIPDKPFPQAYSLYEVTPLAKGTTVLMTAEIKGKPVEPVAWTFQRKDGGRSFYTSMGHTGDFQQPEFVRLLANGIYWAAGLNPAKVKLSEKVSLRGAPHWTVVSLPEFKKPAGTVESRWYRCVARIPKAWLAGEPVQLKVPTSAGNTVQAWLNGTALKKRGDGFVIAPGMVTVNDANLIVVSVSGRDAGVDFVSVPQLVSASGALPLAGRWQYRSGDDRAFANMPLPAKFGTVTDIVFKP; this is encoded by the coding sequence GTGAAGCTGTTCTGTAAACTGTCCGTCTGTCTGAGCCTGTTGTTGACTTATACCGGTCTGCTATCTGCCGAGGATCTGCAGTTGAACCTGCGATCTCAGTCCGAGACCAGCAAAGGCTCCGGACGTTATCATCGACTGGAACACAAGGAGAGCTGGGATCCCGAGCAGACCGCGATTATCGTCTGCGATGTCTGGGACTACCATCATTGTCTGAATGCGGTCCGGCGACTGGAACAGTTTGCACCGCGGCTGGATCAGCTGCTCAAGACGGCCCGCGCACAGGGGGTGACCATCATTCACGCCCCGAGTGATTGTATGCCGACTTACAAGGGACACCCGGCGCGTCAGCGGGCGCAGCAGGTTACGTTCAATGGACCGATACCGGAGGGCATCGAAAACTGGTGCTCGAAGATTCCCAGTGAAGAGCAGGCCGTGTATCCCCTCGATCAGTCCGATGGGGGCGAGGATGATGACCCGGAAGAACACAAAGCGTGGGCCGCGAAGCTGAAGTCGCTGGGCCGCAATCCGTCACTCCCCTGGCAGAAGCAGTCGCCGTTGATCACCATCGATAGTGAGAACGATTTCATTTCCGATAAGGGGGATGAAGTCTGGCGGATTCTGGGAAGCCGTGGCATTAAGAATGTGATTCTGACCGGCGTACATACCAACATGTGTGTCCTCGGTCGTCCGTTCGGATTACGGCAGATGGCACAGAATGGGAAGAACGTGGTACTGGTGCGGGACCTGACCGATACGATGTACAACCCGCAGCGCTGGCCTTACGTGAGTCACTTTACCGGTAACGATCTGATTATCTCGCACATCGAAAAATTCATCTGTCCCACAATTACCAGCGATCAGATTCTGGGAGGCGATGAATTTGTATTCAAGAAAGATGATCGACCTCACCTCGTGATCATCATGGCGGAGCAGGAGTACGAGACAGAGAAAAGTTTACCCAAGTTCGCGGCGGAGAACCTGGGCAAAGCGTTTCGTGTGAGCCTGGTCTTTGCTGATGACAAGGAGCGGAATAAGATCCCGGGGATCGAAGAGATCGAGGATGCGGATCTCGTATTATTCAGCGTTCGCAGACGTGTACTTCCGAAAAAACAGATGGCGCTGATCAAGAAGTATGTTGCCGCGGGTAAGCCGGTGGTGGGAATCCGCACCGCGAGCCATGCGTTTTCACTGCGCGGGAAAGAGCCGCCGAAAGGATACGCGGACTGGCCTGAATTTGACGCGACGGTTTTTGGCGGCAGTTATCACGGCCATCACGCAAATGATCTGAGGTCGATTGTGACGATCAATCCGAAGCAAAAGCAGAACCCGATTCTGACAGGCATTCCCGACAAACCGTTCCCGCAGGCGTATTCGCTGTATGAGGTGACACCGCTGGCGAAAGGGACGACGGTATTGATGACGGCGGAAATCAAAGGGAAGCCGGTCGAACCGGTGGCCTGGACGTTTCAGCGGAAGGATGGCGGTCGTTCGTTTTATACTTCAATGGGACACACTGGCGATTTCCAGCAACCCGAGTTCGTACGGCTGCTGGCCAACGGGATCTACTGGGCCGCAGGTCTGAATCCCGCAAAAGTGAAACTCTCCGAAAAGGTGAGCCTGCGTGGTGCACCGCACTGGACCGTGGTTTCTTTGCCCGAGTTCAAGAAGCCGGCAGGGACCGTAGAGAGTCGCTGGTATCGTTGCGTGGCCCGGATACCGAAAGCGTGGCTGGCTGGTGAGCCTGTGCAGTTAAAGGTACCCACGTCTGCCGGGAACACGGTTCAAGCCTGGTTGAACGGAACGGCTCTTAAGAAACGGGGCGACGGATTCGTGATCGCTCCCGGGATGGTCACTGTGAACGATGCGAATCTGATTGTCGTCTCTGTTTCCGGTCGCGATGCGGGAGTCGATTTTGTGTCGGTGCCTCAACTGGTTTCTGCCAGTGGTGCACTTCCCCTGGCGGGACGCTGGCAGTATCGGTCGGGCGATGATCGTGCGTTTGCGAACATGCCTTTACCGGCCAAGTTCGGTACGGTGACGGATATTGTGTTTAAACCGTGA
- a CDS encoding radical SAM/SPASM domain-containing protein, with translation MLEVISPYQFSEQRAEYDAGVARMRHSHYMDYPRHVHLETQARCNASCNFCPYPDLNRKHTKMSDELIDKILNELTAIPQEMNLQISPFKVSEPFLDVRLFDVLEKINTLLPQAKIALTSNSTPITEDKLEKLQDVKNLQYLWISFNDHREAEYERVMSLPYQRTRQKLEMIHDAFMEGDIPFPVVLSRVGDGTAADHEFVQWVSINYPLFKSSVFPRMEWMGQVQGLNVYEVPNMGCERWFELSITATGEVAHCCADGQAEYPIGNANDQNVLEIYNSPEYRKLRESTVSRLSVEPCNRCTFI, from the coding sequence ATGCTGGAAGTCATCAGCCCGTATCAGTTTAGTGAACAGAGAGCAGAATACGACGCCGGCGTGGCCCGCATGCGGCATTCGCACTACATGGACTACCCGCGTCACGTGCACCTTGAGACCCAGGCACGCTGTAATGCGAGTTGCAACTTCTGTCCTTACCCGGATCTGAACCGCAAGCACACCAAAATGAGCGACGAGCTCATCGACAAAATCCTGAACGAACTGACGGCGATCCCCCAGGAGATGAACCTGCAGATTTCGCCGTTCAAAGTCAGCGAACCGTTTCTGGATGTCCGTCTGTTTGACGTTCTGGAAAAAATCAACACCCTGCTCCCCCAGGCCAAAATCGCGCTGACCTCCAACTCCACTCCCATCACAGAAGACAAGCTGGAAAAGCTGCAGGATGTCAAAAATCTCCAGTACCTCTGGATCTCATTCAACGATCATCGCGAGGCCGAATACGAACGGGTGATGAGCCTCCCCTATCAGCGTACGCGTCAAAAGCTGGAAATGATTCACGATGCATTCATGGAAGGTGACATTCCCTTCCCGGTGGTTCTTTCGCGCGTAGGGGATGGCACCGCGGCAGACCATGAATTCGTGCAGTGGGTCAGCATCAATTATCCGCTGTTCAAATCGAGCGTCTTTCCCCGCATGGAATGGATGGGACAGGTGCAGGGGCTCAACGTCTATGAAGTTCCCAACATGGGCTGCGAACGCTGGTTCGAACTCTCGATCACCGCGACCGGAGAAGTCGCCCACTGCTGTGCCGACGGTCAGGCCGAATACCCCATCGGCAACGCCAACGATCAGAATGTCCTGGAGATCTACAACTCTCCTGAGTACCGCAAGCTCCGGGAGTCTACAGTCTCGCGCTTAAGCGTCGAACCCTGCAACCGTTGTACGTTCATATAA
- the pyrF gene encoding orotidine-5'-phosphate decarboxylase codes for MHHFSDRLNAAIRSKKTPALVGLDPRFDWLPEEIVSAAEAKHSSKAEIVAAAFEEFCFRMIDVVAPLVPAVKPQAAFFEEWGPAGCLALQRVIKRAREAGLVVICDAKRGDIGSTAEAYARAYLAGADPESAIWAADCLTVNPYLGSDTLQPFVKVAVERGAGIYVLVRTSNPGAGTFQDRKTDGHTLYECVAAVVNDLALNTTGNGHYGAIGAVVGATYPEELTQLRELMPHTPLLVPGYGSQGAGAGDVAGAFDAEGLGAIINSSRGINFAIRKEPYFEKFAPEEWEQAVEAATHDMIADLAEHTPAGKLQ; via the coding sequence ATGCACCACTTTTCTGATCGTCTGAATGCCGCCATCCGCAGTAAAAAAACACCCGCTCTGGTCGGTCTGGACCCCCGCTTTGACTGGCTTCCCGAGGAGATCGTCTCTGCTGCGGAAGCGAAACATTCCAGCAAAGCGGAGATCGTCGCGGCTGCTTTTGAGGAGTTCTGTTTTCGGATGATCGATGTGGTCGCTCCCCTGGTGCCGGCTGTGAAGCCGCAGGCCGCGTTCTTTGAAGAATGGGGGCCCGCCGGTTGTCTCGCGCTGCAGCGTGTGATTAAGCGGGCGCGTGAGGCGGGGCTGGTTGTGATCTGTGATGCGAAGCGGGGAGACATCGGCTCGACGGCTGAAGCGTATGCCCGTGCATACCTGGCAGGCGCAGATCCCGAGAGTGCCATCTGGGCGGCGGACTGTCTGACGGTGAACCCTTACCTGGGCAGCGATACCCTGCAACCGTTTGTGAAAGTGGCCGTCGAACGGGGGGCGGGGATTTACGTGCTGGTCCGAACGAGTAATCCGGGAGCGGGGACCTTTCAGGATCGGAAAACAGACGGTCATACTTTGTATGAATGTGTGGCGGCGGTCGTGAATGACCTCGCATTGAATACAACGGGTAACGGACACTACGGCGCCATCGGTGCGGTGGTGGGGGCGACCTATCCGGAAGAGCTGACACAACTGCGGGAACTGATGCCGCATACTCCGCTGCTGGTGCCCGGTTATGGCAGCCAGGGTGCGGGAGCCGGCGATGTCGCGGGAGCCTTCGATGCGGAAGGGCTGGGCGCGATCATCAACAGTTCGCGGGGAATCAACTTCGCGATTCGCAAGGAACCGTATTTCGAGAAATTCGCTCCGGAAGAATGGGAGCAGGCAGTGGAAGCGGCCACGCATGATATGATCGCCGACCTGGCCGAACATACGCCCGCCGGGAAGCTGCAATGA
- a CDS encoding DNA-3-methyladenine glycosylase family protein yields the protein MSDHAKSFAEASLHLRKVDPRLKPVIDNIGVCSLKPYRYRFALLLRSIVSQQISTSAARTIYKRLHALTGKGQPSAEKIMQLSHEELRSVGLSAQKANYVHHLAEMVLEKQVRLHKMHTMTDDEVTAELVQVKGIGQWTAQMFLMFGLCRPDVFPHDDLGIQNGIQTIYELETRPDKQTCIEIAELWAPYRTVASWYCWRVLEMETPDGPW from the coding sequence ATGAGTGACCACGCGAAGTCGTTTGCAGAAGCTTCACTGCATCTGCGAAAAGTCGATCCCAGGCTTAAGCCGGTGATCGACAATATCGGTGTCTGTTCGTTGAAGCCGTATCGTTATCGGTTTGCACTGCTGCTGCGTTCGATCGTCTCGCAACAGATCTCTACATCTGCGGCCCGGACGATTTACAAACGTCTGCATGCGTTGACCGGAAAAGGGCAGCCGAGTGCGGAAAAGATCATGCAGCTCTCTCACGAAGAACTGCGTTCGGTTGGGTTGTCTGCACAGAAAGCGAATTACGTGCATCACCTGGCGGAGATGGTACTTGAAAAACAGGTACGGCTGCATAAGATGCACACAATGACCGATGATGAGGTGACCGCGGAACTGGTGCAGGTCAAGGGTATCGGTCAGTGGACGGCGCAGATGTTTCTGATGTTCGGCCTCTGTCGTCCTGATGTGTTCCCGCATGACGACCTGGGAATTCAGAACGGCATCCAGACGATTTACGAACTGGAGACCCGTCCCGACAAGCAGACGTGTATCGAAATCGCCGAACTCTGGGCGCCGTATCGGACGGTGGCCAGCTGGTACTGCTGGCGGGTGCTGGAAATGGAAACGCCCGACGGTCCGTGGTAA